A genomic window from Terrisporobacter glycolicus ATCC 14880 = DSM 1288 includes:
- a CDS encoding SHOCT domain-containing protein has product MLGWIIIIFGLYKIIGDANFGGGLIIIVFGIFCLARENDIEETKKESTIDRSKDILDEIGGYNNIDINLSKYCDEGQLIVLKNKKVCIGWNNFETKKLIDFNSIVKLEIKVNNITIGNTNDGSRREFKEIIESINVYIHTNESTEELVFKYLAYDIDESQENYNEILKGLKRFEIMLEDTSHLDSSDRTNNININENSVPKQIKEYKELLDMNAITLEEFEMKKKELLNN; this is encoded by the coding sequence ATGCTTGGATGGATTATAATAATATTTGGCCTATATAAAATTATAGGCGATGCAAATTTTGGGGGAGGTCTTATAATTATAGTATTTGGGATATTTTGTCTTGCAAGAGAAAACGATATAGAAGAAACTAAAAAAGAATCAACTATTGATAGAAGCAAAGATATTCTTGATGAAATTGGTGGCTATAATAATATAGATATTAACTTAAGCAAATATTGCGATGAAGGTCAGTTGATTGTCCTTAAAAATAAAAAAGTCTGTATTGGTTGGAATAATTTTGAAACAAAAAAACTTATAGATTTTAACTCTATTGTTAAGCTAGAAATTAAGGTTAATAATATAACTATAGGAAATACAAATGACGGTTCTAGACGTGAATTCAAAGAAATTATTGAGTCAATAAATGTATATATTCATACAAATGAATCTACAGAAGAACTAGTTTTCAAATATTTAGCCTATGATATTGATGAATCTCAAGAAAACTATAATGAAATATTAAAAGGATTAAAGCGATTTGAAATAATGCTAGAGGATACTTCACATTTAGATTCCTCTGATAGAACAAATAACATAAATATTAATGAAAATTCTGTTCCTAAGCAAATCAAGGAATATAAAGAGTTGTTAGATATGAATGCAATAACTCTAGAAGAATTTGAAATGAAAAAGAAAGAGCTTTTAAATAATTAA
- a CDS encoding DUF7010 family protein encodes MNLDELRLDCAIKQKRGLHIIMASVIIWGAILLVHMSSMNILTKNLFTFICTAPLLPISYAISKVIKVDFQNKENPLTSLGVLFSVNQIVYLLIPMWIYPTIPDKMLMVMAIIFGAHLMPFGWLYKSKTYFVLSVIIPISALLVGLNFKPVILATMITLFEIIFCVCLIFENKKLKLGL; translated from the coding sequence ATGAATTTAGATGAATTAAGGTTGGACTGTGCAATAAAGCAAAAGAGAGGGCTTCATATTATTATGGCCTCAGTTATTATATGGGGGGCAATTTTACTTGTACATATGTCATCAATGAACATCTTGACTAAAAATTTATTTACATTTATTTGTACAGCACCATTATTACCAATTTCATATGCTATTTCAAAAGTAATTAAAGTGGATTTTCAAAATAAGGAAAATCCTTTGACAAGTTTAGGGGTATTATTTTCAGTAAATCAAATAGTATACTTACTTATTCCCATGTGGATATATCCTACCATACCAGACAAAATGTTAATGGTTATGGCAATAATTTTTGGTGCTCATCTTATGCCTTTTGGTTGGTTGTACAAATCCAAAACATATTTTGTTTTATCTGTTATTATTCCAATATCAGCATTGCTTGTAGGTCTTAATTTTAAACCAGTTATACTTGCTACTATGATAACATTGTTTGAAATAATTTTTTGCGTATGTTTAATTTTTGAAAATAAAAAGCTAAAGCTAGGTTTATAA
- a CDS encoding GNAT family N-acetyltransferase has product MIRKASLNDVNNIMDIIKSTVEEMKTYNNTQWDENYPQAIDFTEDVESGDLYVQDEDGQIKGFICVNYIEPIEYEDLSWESKDKAMVIHRMAVNPNYRQQGVATKLMNFAEELALKNNVVYLKTDTYSINTKMNSLFKKCGFNLVGEMSFLGKEKPFYCYDKLLKK; this is encoded by the coding sequence ATGATAAGAAAAGCTAGTTTAAATGATGTAAATAATATAATGGATATAATAAAATCAACAGTGGAAGAAATGAAAACTTACAATAATACTCAGTGGGATGAAAACTATCCTCAAGCTATAGATTTTACAGAAGACGTAGAAAGTGGAGATTTATATGTGCAAGATGAAGATGGTCAAATAAAAGGGTTTATCTGCGTTAACTATATAGAGCCAATAGAATACGAAGATTTAAGTTGGGAATCTAAAGATAAAGCCATGGTAATACACAGAATGGCAGTTAATCCTAATTATAGACAGCAGGGAGTAGCTACAAAGTTAATGAATTTTGCAGAAGAATTAGCCTTAAAAAATAATGTTGTATATTTAAAAACAGATACTTATTCAATAAATACAAAAATGAATTCTTTATTTAAAAAATGTGGCTTTAATCTTGTTGGAGAAATGAGTTTTCTAGGAAAAGAAAAACCATTCTATTGCTATGATAAATTATTAAAAAAGTAA
- a CDS encoding GNAT family N-acetyltransferase, with translation MNKYTFHKMEDDYVDVVVNIYNSNKIFLQNHMGISRVTKDFILKEIEEMKNHGFDSLIVKNNPGEIVGVCDFKIENEVYLSLLMIDAKHRGNGIGGRVYNQLEKIFKSKKVSSVRIDVVYDYEENVLRFWEKQGFVANEKINLYWNGYKLNAIKMYKSI, from the coding sequence ATGAACAAGTACACATTTCATAAAATGGAAGACGATTATGTTGATGTGGTAGTTAATATATACAACTCTAATAAAATTTTTTTACAAAATCATATGGGCATATCTAGGGTGACGAAAGACTTTATACTTAAAGAAATTGAAGAAATGAAAAATCATGGTTTTGATTCTTTAATAGTAAAAAATAATCCAGGAGAAATAGTGGGAGTATGTGATTTTAAAATCGAAAATGAAGTATATTTATCCTTGCTAATGATTGATGCTAAACATAGGGGAAATGGAATAGGAGGAAGAGTATACAATCAGTTGGAAAAAATATTTAAATCTAAGAAGGTTAGTAGTGTTAGAATTGATGTGGTATATGATTATGAAGAAAATGTTCTTAGGTTTTGGGAAAAGCAGGGATTTGTAGCTAATGAAAAAATAAATTTATATTGGAATGGATATAAGCTAAATGCTATAAAAATGTATAAAAGTATATAA
- a CDS encoding VOC family protein, whose protein sequence is MIQSIVHIALVVKDYDEAIEFYTKKLHFTLVEDTYQPEQDKRWVVVSPPGSNGTTILLARASKEEQEHFIGNQAGGRVFLFLGTDDFWRDYNEMIKLGIDFVRDPKEQDYGTVAVFKDLYGNLWDLVQFKENHPMFKRVKY, encoded by the coding sequence ATGATTCAATCAATAGTGCATATTGCTTTAGTTGTAAAAGATTATGATGAAGCAATAGAATTTTACACAAAAAAACTTCATTTTACATTAGTAGAAGATACGTACCAACCGGAGCAAGATAAAAGATGGGTCGTAGTATCTCCACCTGGTTCAAATGGTACGACAATTTTACTTGCAAGAGCATCAAAAGAAGAACAAGAGCATTTTATAGGAAATCAAGCTGGGGGGAGAGTTTTTCTCTTCTTAGGAACTGATGATTTTTGGCGTGATTATAATGAAATGATAAAGTTAGGCATAGATTTTGTTAGAGATCCTAAAGAACAGGATTATGGAACTGTTGCTGTATTTAAAGATTTGTACGGAAACTTATGGGATTTAGTTCAGTTTAAAGAAAATCATCCAATGTTTAAAAGAGTAAAATACTAA
- a CDS encoding manganese catalase family protein produces MFKHDKALLHEVKVEKPNPQYAVLMQEQLGGGNGELKAAMQYMAQSFRIKDPEIKDLFLDIASEELSHMEMVAQTINLLNGHDVDYKAVESGEVETHVLTGLSPVLINSSGAPWTADYVTVTGDLVADLLSNIASEQRAKVVYEYLYRQIEDKYVRETIDFLLNREEAHNALFRDALNKVKDTGSNKSFGVTEDSKIYFDLSTPGPNHDSKMNITPPSFEDPIKK; encoded by the coding sequence TTGTTTAAACATGATAAAGCATTGTTACATGAAGTAAAAGTAGAAAAACCTAACCCTCAATATGCAGTTCTAATGCAAGAACAATTAGGTGGAGGTAATGGAGAATTAAAAGCTGCTATGCAGTATATGGCTCAAAGTTTTAGAATAAAGGATCCAGAAATCAAAGATTTATTCTTGGATATAGCATCAGAAGAACTTAGCCATATGGAAATGGTAGCCCAAACTATAAATCTACTAAACGGTCATGATGTTGACTATAAAGCAGTTGAATCAGGTGAGGTTGAAACCCATGTATTAACAGGACTATCTCCTGTATTAATAAACTCATCAGGAGCACCATGGACAGCAGATTACGTAACTGTAACAGGTGACTTAGTTGCTGATTTATTATCCAATATAGCATCAGAGCAAAGAGCTAAAGTTGTTTATGAATATCTTTATAGACAAATAGAAGATAAATATGTAAGAGAAACAATAGATTTCTTACTAAACAGAGAGGAAGCCCATAATGCATTATTTAGAGATGCTCTTAACAAAGTTAAAGATACAGGTTCTAATAAGAGTTTTGGGGTAACTGAAGATTCAAAAATATACTTTGATTTATCTACACCAGGACCTAACCACGATAGCAAAATGAATATTACTCCACCATCATTTGAAGATCCAATAAAAAAATAG
- a CDS encoding helix-turn-helix transcriptional regulator translates to MIHNRIKVLRAERDWTQADLAAKVGISRQAVISIEKYKYTPSLELAFKIAKVFDISINKVFEYEED, encoded by the coding sequence TTGATACACAATCGAATTAAAGTTTTGAGAGCTGAACGTGATTGGACACAAGCTGACTTAGCTGCAAAGGTAGGTATCTCTCGTCAAGCGGTTATATCAATTGAGAAGTATAAATATACACCATCTTTAGAATTAGCTTTTAAAATCGCAAAGGTTTTTGATATTTCAATAAATAAAGTTTTTGAATACGAGGAGGATTAA
- a CDS encoding MATE family efflux transporter, translated as MEKLKVKFMKYVSLNVMGMIGISCYILADTLFVSKALGTVGLASLNFSIPVFSIIQGIGLMIGIGGATDYSINEQQNISNNTSFTQSLYLGGVMSIIFVLLGAFFAKELSTLLGADEATLSLTKTYLTTIMLFAPFFICNNILLAFIRNDNNPKLSMIAMLTSSLANIILDYVFMFPFSMGIFGAALATSLSPIISLCILSIHFTQKNQNIHFVKSKILFSKIYHIMTLGLSSLIGELTSAISLITFNLIILRIDGNTGVAAYGIVANVALIATSIFTGISQGIQPLSSEYYGRGDMTLVNRILRYSMTTTIIFAILIYTIVYIFTNQIVAIFNSENNMKLMIIASQGMKIYFLGYLFAGINIVSSAFFSSISNAKQGMIISILRSTLILIPTVLLLSSIFKMDGIWYAFVITELVVFAINSMFLIKMKSIF; from the coding sequence ATGGAAAAATTAAAAGTTAAATTTATGAAGTATGTTAGTTTAAATGTTATGGGAATGATAGGTATTTCATGTTATATTCTTGCAGACACATTGTTTGTTTCAAAGGCCCTTGGAACTGTAGGTCTTGCATCGCTGAATTTTTCAATACCTGTTTTTAGTATTATTCAGGGGATTGGTCTGATGATAGGTATTGGTGGTGCAACAGATTATTCAATTAATGAACAACAAAATATTAGTAATAATACATCATTTACTCAGTCATTATATTTGGGTGGAGTAATGTCTATTATATTTGTATTGTTAGGGGCTTTCTTTGCAAAAGAATTAAGTACATTGCTAGGTGCAGATGAAGCAACACTTTCACTTACAAAGACTTATTTGACTACCATAATGTTATTTGCACCATTTTTTATTTGTAACAATATTTTGCTGGCTTTTATTCGTAATGACAATAATCCAAAGTTATCAATGATAGCCATGCTTACTAGTAGTTTGGCAAATATAATTTTAGATTATGTTTTTATGTTTCCTTTTTCAATGGGGATTTTTGGAGCAGCACTTGCAACATCACTTTCTCCAATAATAAGTTTATGTATATTATCAATACATTTTACTCAGAAAAATCAAAACATTCATTTTGTAAAAAGTAAAATATTATTTTCAAAGATATATCATATTATGACATTAGGACTTTCATCACTTATTGGAGAGCTTACATCAGCAATATCTTTAATAACATTTAATTTAATAATACTAAGAATTGATGGAAACACAGGTGTAGCAGCATATGGTATAGTAGCAAATGTGGCACTTATTGCTACTTCCATATTTACAGGAATATCTCAGGGGATTCAGCCCCTGTCTAGTGAGTATTATGGTAGAGGAGATATGACGTTAGTAAATCGTATTTTGCGATATTCTATGACAACTACTATAATATTCGCGATTTTAATTTATACAATTGTTTATATTTTTACAAATCAAATAGTGGCTATATTTAATAGTGAAAACAACATGAAACTTATGATTATAGCATCACAAGGAATGAAAATATACTTTTTAGGGTATTTATTTGCAGGAATTAATATAGTGTCTTCTGCATTTTTTAGTTCCATATCAAATGCAAAACAAGGCATGATTATATCTATTTTAAGAAGTACTTTAATCCTTATTCCTACTGTTTTACTTTTAAGCTCTATATTTAAAATGGATGGTATTTGGTATGCCTTTGTAATAACTGAATTAGTGGTGTTTGCTATAAACAGTATGTTTTTAATTAAGATGAAAAGTATCTTTTAG
- a CDS encoding CPBP family intramembrane glutamic endopeptidase gives MKEIKIWQMILIYLGTTFLVTFGVILYSFLKGIPEMNDLQLSFVLSLSVLLVTLISGRVGVKLAKERFNNFKKVASIKEIIIVVATQIFLSIGLSNLSLGFVSITDKNKALEVVNDTFGNPINNKELLIFLISIVIIAPLLEEIIFRRIVFKRLNMRFSFIISAIISSSIFGIGHEFLGVLGAIVFGVACCLLYVKYNNLLVPITVHVVNNLLSGIFTSISYFKGSLNEKVSVITSFDIKMNFVIGTILTVITLIIFIRFIIGNKQYLKTNRGKLKIS, from the coding sequence ATGAAAGAAATTAAAATTTGGCAAATGATTTTGATTTACCTTGGAACAACATTTTTAGTTACATTTGGAGTAATATTATATTCATTTTTAAAAGGTATACCAGAAATGAATGATTTACAATTGTCATTTGTTTTATCTTTATCAGTATTACTAGTTACTTTAATATCAGGTAGAGTAGGTGTAAAATTAGCAAAAGAAAGATTTAATAATTTTAAAAAAGTTGCTAGTATAAAAGAAATAATAATAGTAGTAGCAACTCAGATATTTTTATCCATAGGCCTTTCTAATCTAAGTTTAGGATTTGTATCAATTACTGATAAAAATAAAGCCTTAGAGGTGGTTAATGATACTTTTGGAAATCCGATTAATAATAAAGAATTGTTAATATTCCTGATTTCTATAGTAATAATAGCACCTCTTTTAGAGGAAATAATTTTTAGAAGAATTGTTTTTAAAAGATTAAATATGAGATTTAGCTTTATTATTTCTGCAATTATATCATCTTCCATTTTTGGTATTGGTCATGAGTTTTTAGGTGTATTAGGAGCTATAGTCTTTGGTGTGGCATGTTGTTTATTATACGTAAAATATAATAACTTACTAGTTCCAATTACTGTTCATGTTGTAAATAATTTATTATCGGGAATTTTTACAAGTATAAGTTATTTCAAGGGGAGTTTAAATGAGAAGGTGAGTGTTATAACAAGTTTTGATATTAAAATGAACTTTGTTATAGGCACAATTTTAACAGTTATAACATTAATAATATTTATTAGATTTATTATTGGAAATAAGCAGTATTTAAAAACAAATAGAGGCAAATTAAAAATTTCATAG
- a CDS encoding APC family permease, with product MEQNLQKNLGLSAALSTVIGTVIGGGVFFKSQAVYTLTGGAPGLGILAWILAGVLTIAGGLTAAEISAAIPKTGGMMVYIEEIYGEKLGFLTGWMQSLLFFPAMIAAISVMFGQQVAYLFANPSLSLPFTIGVMVFLGFMNNLGSKTSGIIQTVSTVCKLIPLVILIVLGFVKGNPSSASIMTPMIGEGLSPMSIMGQLMIAVLFAYDGWINVGAIAGEMKNPGKDLPRAIVGGLSVVMAVYVIINISYLCVLPASALATYDAPASAVAEVILGPTGGKLITCGILISLFGCANGYILTGSRPLYTLGVKELVPGSKFIKKLNKQDTPACSIGVIVAISIVYSISGQFNLLTDLAMFSVWVFYVLTFYGVIKLRKNNPDLHRPYKVPMYPLIPIIAMCGGLFVLINQLFFAGSFNTAMSIGSIVVTLLGLPMYNYFDKLRVKDFGTEKTG from the coding sequence ATGGAACAAAATTTACAAAAAAATCTAGGACTATCAGCGGCACTATCAACAGTTATTGGAACGGTTATTGGAGGTGGAGTATTTTTTAAATCCCAAGCAGTTTATACCTTAACAGGGGGAGCTCCGGGACTGGGAATTTTAGCCTGGATATTAGCCGGTGTACTTACAATAGCTGGTGGTCTAACGGCAGCTGAAATATCAGCAGCAATACCTAAAACAGGTGGTATGATGGTATACATAGAAGAAATTTATGGGGAAAAATTAGGTTTTTTAACTGGATGGATGCAAAGTTTATTGTTTTTTCCAGCAATGATAGCAGCTATATCAGTAATGTTTGGACAGCAAGTTGCTTATTTATTTGCTAACCCTTCATTAAGTTTGCCTTTTACAATAGGCGTAATGGTGTTTTTAGGATTTATGAATAATTTAGGTTCAAAAACTAGTGGTATAATACAAACAGTATCTACAGTTTGCAAACTAATACCTTTAGTTATATTAATCGTATTAGGTTTTGTTAAAGGAAATCCATCTTCAGCATCTATAATGACTCCAATGATTGGAGAAGGATTGTCTCCTATGAGCATAATGGGACAACTTATGATAGCTGTATTATTTGCTTATGATGGATGGATAAACGTAGGGGCAATAGCTGGTGAAATGAAGAATCCAGGTAAAGATTTACCAAGGGCTATTGTTGGTGGTTTATCTGTTGTAATGGCAGTATATGTTATAATAAACATATCATATCTTTGTGTATTGCCAGCAAGCGCATTAGCAACTTATGACGCTCCAGCTTCTGCAGTAGCCGAAGTTATTCTAGGGCCAACAGGTGGAAAGTTAATTACATGTGGTATATTAATATCATTATTTGGATGTGCTAATGGATATATTTTAACTGGTTCAAGACCTTTATACACTTTAGGTGTGAAAGAGTTAGTACCAGGAAGTAAATTTATAAAAAAACTTAACAAACAAGATACTCCTGCATGTTCAATAGGTGTTATTGTAGCAATTTCAATTGTGTATTCAATATCAGGTCAATTTAATTTACTTACAGATTTAGCTATGTTTTCTGTGTGGGTTTTCTATGTTTTAACTTTTTACGGAGTAATAAAACTTAGAAAAAATAATCCGGATTTACATAGACCATATAAAGTGCCAATGTATCCTTTAATACCTATTATTGCAATGTGTGGAGGATTATTTGTACTAATAAATCAATTGTTTTTTGCAGGTTCATTTAATACAGCAATGTCAATTGGTAGTATAGTAGTAACTTTACTAGGTTTACCTATGTATAATTATTTTGATAAATTAAGAGTTAAGGATTTTGGAACTGAAAAAACAGGATAG
- a CDS encoding APC family permease, translating to MGQNLQKNLGLSAALSTVIGMVIGAGVFFKPQAVYTLTGGAPGLGILSWILAGILTIAGGLTAAEVSAAIPKTGGMMVYIEEIYGEKLGFLTGWMQSVLFFPAMIAALSVMFGQQVAYLFGNPSLSLPFTIGVIVFLAFMNNLGSKTSGTIQTVSTICKLIPLIILMILGFVKGNPSSASIMTPMVGEGVSPMGIVGQLMIAVLFAYDGWMNVGAIAGEMKNPGKDLPRAIVGGLTAVMSVYIIINIAYLCVLPANTLATFDSPASAVAEVILGPIGGKLITCGILISLFGCVNGYILTGSRSLYTLGVKELIPGSKFIKKLNKQDTPAYAIGVIVVLSVIYSLSGQFNLLTDLAMFSVWAFYVLTFYGVIKLRKDNPNLHRPYKVPMYPFIPILAMSGGLFVILNQLLFAGSSNRALAIGSVLITLLGLPIYNHFNKLKEINFKSRKIV from the coding sequence ATGGGACAAAATTTACAAAAGAATTTAGGACTTTCAGCAGCTTTGTCAACAGTTATTGGTATGGTTATAGGAGCAGGAGTATTTTTTAAACCCCAAGCTGTATACACTTTGACTGGAGGAGCTCCAGGTCTTGGAATTCTATCATGGATTTTGGCAGGAATACTTACAATAGCTGGAGGATTAACAGCAGCCGAAGTATCAGCAGCAATACCTAAAACAGGTGGTATGATGGTATACATAGAAGAAATTTATGGTGAAAAATTAGGGTTTTTAACTGGGTGGATGCAAAGTGTATTATTTTTCCCAGCAATGATAGCAGCCCTATCAGTAATGTTTGGACAACAAGTTGCTTATTTATTTGGAAATCCTTCATTAAGCTTACCTTTTACAATAGGTGTAATAGTGTTTTTAGCTTTTATGAACAATCTTGGTTCAAAAACTAGTGGTACAATACAAACAGTATCAACAATTTGTAAATTAATACCTTTGATTATACTAATGATATTAGGATTCGTAAAAGGAAATCCATCTTCAGCATCCATAATGACTCCAATGGTGGGAGAAGGAGTTTCTCCTATGGGAATAGTTGGACAACTTATGATAGCTGTATTATTTGCTTATGATGGGTGGATGAACGTAGGGGCTATAGCTGGTGAAATGAAAAACCCAGGAAAAGATTTACCAAGAGCTATAGTTGGTGGATTAACAGCAGTAATGTCAGTATATATTATAATAAATATAGCTTATCTTTGTGTATTACCTGCAAATACACTAGCAACTTTTGACTCTCCAGCTTCTGCAGTAGCTGAAGTTATTCTAGGGCCAATAGGTGGGAAATTAATAACTTGTGGTATATTAATATCATTATTTGGTTGTGTTAACGGATATATTTTAACTGGTTCAAGATCTTTATATACTTTAGGAGTTAAAGAATTAATACCAGGAAGTAAATTTATAAAAAAACTTAATAAACAAGATACTCCTGCATATGCAATAGGTGTTATAGTTGTACTTTCAGTAATATATTCTTTATCAGGTCAATTTAATTTACTTACAGATTTAGCTATGTTTTCTGTATGGGCTTTCTATGTATTAACTTTTTATGGAGTAATAAAACTTAGAAAAGATAACCCTAATTTACATAGACCTTATAAAGTTCCAATGTATCCTTTTATACCTATTCTTGCAATGAGTGGTGGATTATTTGTAATTTTAAATCAATTATTATTTGCTGGTTCATCTAACAGAGCTTTAGCAATTGGAAGTGTATTGATAACTTTATTAGGTCTACCTATATATAATCATTTTAACAAATTAAAAGAAATTAATTTCAAATCTAGAAAAATAGTATAA
- a CDS encoding nitroreductase family protein, with product MNNTFNKSITEIIKDRHSVRTYKDVELSKDIIEKIETYLKEINNSKGIFGGSIRVNLIEKDDNDKETKLGTYGVIKGANYYLTAAYDKSEMGLYDLGYLFEKVVLYATSLNLGTVWLGGTFNKGKFAKAIDLKSNEALPIVSPVGIEAEKKTFIAKVFGGNTNKRKAFNEIFFENNFDTPLTYEEAGDFGEVLENVRLAPSALNKQPWRIVKENDNFHIYNEGKIEMSKIDMGIALCHFNLSVKEKGLKGEFKVLNEKDSDKFKYLISWIG from the coding sequence TTGAACAATACTTTTAATAAATCAATTACAGAAATAATAAAAGATAGACATTCAGTAAGAACTTACAAAGATGTAGAATTATCAAAGGACATTATAGAAAAAATAGAAACTTACTTAAAAGAAATTAATAATAGTAAAGGAATTTTTGGTGGGTCAATAAGAGTTAATCTAATTGAAAAAGATGACAATGATAAAGAGACAAAATTAGGAACATATGGAGTTATAAAAGGTGCAAATTATTATTTGACTGCAGCTTATGACAAAAGTGAAATGGGGCTTTATGATTTAGGATACTTATTTGAAAAAGTTGTATTATACGCTACATCTCTAAATTTGGGAACTGTGTGGTTAGGAGGAACTTTTAATAAAGGTAAATTTGCAAAAGCCATAGACCTAAAAAGTAATGAAGCTTTACCAATAGTATCTCCAGTGGGTATTGAAGCTGAAAAGAAAACTTTTATTGCAAAAGTATTTGGTGGCAATACAAATAAAAGAAAAGCATTTAATGAAATATTTTTCGAAAATAATTTTGATACACCACTTACTTATGAAGAAGCAGGGGATTTTGGTGAAGTTTTGGAGAATGTAAGATTAGCACCATCTGCCCTTAACAAACAGCCTTGGAGAATAGTAAAGGAAAATGATAATTTCCATATATACAATGAGGGCAAAATAGAAATGAGCAAAATTGATATGGGTATCGCCCTATGTCATTTTAACTTAAGTGTTAAAGAAAAAGGGCTTAAAGGTGAGTTTAAAGTGCTAAATGAGAAAGATAGTGATAAATTTAAATACTTAATATCTTGGATAGGATAA
- a CDS encoding GNAT family N-acetyltransferase, which translates to MNINFREIDKSNYNTCINLKVADHQKDYVASNAISLVQAFYEEELYPIGIYNNEEMVGFILYDYDKELEGWSFSRFMIDINHQNKGYGSKALEKFLEFFHNKYEEENLYTSVEIDNDVAMKLYEKYGFNKKDSFEYKIGNTVYKEFRMLKEWR; encoded by the coding sequence ATGAATATTAATTTTAGAGAAATAGATAAATCAAATTACAATACTTGTATAAATCTAAAGGTGGCAGACCATCAAAAGGACTATGTTGCAAGTAATGCCATATCCTTGGTACAAGCTTTTTATGAAGAAGAGTTATATCCTATTGGTATTTATAATAATGAGGAAATGGTAGGATTTATACTATATGATTATGACAAAGAGCTGGAAGGATGGTCATTTTCTAGATTTATGATAGATATTAATCACCAAAATAAAGGTTATGGATCAAAAGCTCTAGAAAAGTTTTTAGAGTTTTTTCATAATAAATACGAAGAGGAAAATTTATATACAAGTGTGGAAATAGACAACGATGTAGCCATGAAGCTTTATGAAAAATACGGATTTAATAAAAAAGATTCATTTGAATATAAAATTGGAAATACTGTTTATAAGGAATTTAGAATGTTGAAGGAATGGAGGTAG